CCTGGAGTGGTCCGTCCTGATCGTCCCCTGAACGGCATGCGGGTTCGCCTGATCAGCACGGAATCACCGGCCCAACGCGCGCAAGCCGCACCGCAACCAGGAGGCACCGTGACGACGGAAGCGCGAATCGCAGCGCTCAGGAAGATGCTGGAAGCCCATCCCGACGACCCGCGGCCCCGGTTCGGGCTGGCGCTGGAGTATGAAAAGGAGGAGCGCTGGGAGGATGTGGTCGAAGCCCTGCGCGCCTACCTGGCGCGCACCGACGACGAGGGCAACGCGTGGGGGAGGCTGGGCACCGCGCTGCGCCACCTTGGCCGCGACGACGAGGCGCGCGAGGCGTATCAAAAGGGGATCGAGGCGGCCAACCGCCACGGGCACCCCACCATGGCGGGCGAGTTCGAGGACGTGCTCGACGCGTGGTGAGGGCGGAAGCGGGGCGCAGCATGATGGTGGCGGCGCCCCGCTTCAATGCATCGGTGGTCAGCGAAGGCGCTGCGCCAGCCAGTCGGCGAGCGAGCCCAGGACCTCGGCGGGAACCCGCTTTTCGGGGAGGCGGGCATAGCGGGCAGGGTCCGCCGTGCCTTCCGCGTCCGGCAGGAAGAGGTGGTTCAGCGCGGGAAACACGCGCACCGTCACGTCCCGGTTTCCCCCCGCGCGGATGGCGGCCTCCAGCTCCGCGGCCTGGTCCGGCGTCACCTGGCGGTCCGTCGCGCCGTGAAGGATCAGCACGGGGGCGCGCACCTGCCGCGCGACGGGCAGCGGGTCGTGCTCCAGGAACCAGCGCACCCACGGCACCTCCGCCGCGGCGGACCGCGCTGTGACGGCCGCCGCGAACGCCGAGTCCAGCGCGGCCCCGGCCAGC
This genomic window from Longimicrobium sp. contains:
- a CDS encoding tetratricopeptide repeat protein, which translates into the protein MTTEARIAALRKMLEAHPDDPRPRFGLALEYEKEERWEDVVEALRAYLARTDDEGNAWGRLGTALRHLGRDDEAREAYQKGIEAANRHGHPTMAGEFEDVLDAW